ATTTTTCAGTCATCTCCTCTTACTCTTGTCTTGACCCACGACCAGTTAAATCTGATTCCTGCATCTTGTGTTGGATTTAGGGTTGCCAAATCCACATTTTTTGCATGGAATTAggctgattttaaactgttgcgaAAGGTTGTTTTTTCTCCTGTaagttaaatgtttgaaatacctTTATTACCTAAATTAcctttgactgaaatgcttgtattatgacattttgcattctacctGTGATAAAACTGTGCAAGCTATTAAGTTTTGTGATGGCCACTGGTAGGAAGctttttagctgtgtttatgatcagtCTGCACAAAGGGTGACtgtgaaatatacattttaggtatgggaattaaatattttgagttttcatgTGGGATATGGTCATTGCGCTACTTTGGGggctttttaattataataactaaGATTACAAAGAATGGCTTGCCAGAGATccaaatagttgaatttataaaaatttataaaaaaaatgatctggttcaaaagtttacatccccttgatttttaatactgtgttttactgttgtttgtcctgaacagttaaactgcctgctgttcttcagaaaaatccttcaggtcccacaaattctttggttttccagcagtgtatttgaaccctttccatcaatgactgtatgattttgaggtccatcttttcacaccgaggacaactgagactgatacgcaactattacagaaggtttaaacactcattttatatgatcctccttattttgttaaaataatgaacatttttaatgattctgaaaggggggggggggggggctcAACTGTATATTCAGACATTCACAAGAGCTCTCAATGTTCATTTGTCAGCGTGAGCAATTACTGCAAGTTCTGTACATATGTTTCATTCTCCTTTAAATTTGGGGAAGGGCCATAGGAGTGGAGTGTTCTTGATGTAGTTCTGGAAAGCAGGATCCGATCCCCACTTCTTCATAGCTTGTTTCTCAAGGATGGGGATCCCACTAACGTGTCTCAGTAAGAACCAAACGAAGAGAGGAGAAAGTGCACTGAGGTATTGAGGTCCACGCATGACGGAGGAAGCGGCCAGGAACAGGCCTGACCATTGCAGAATCTCCCCCCAGATAGTTTGGGTGTCTGCTGTATGCCCACAGTCCATGATGAATAAACCTTCCCTGTGAATACAAGTAGGCTTACATGATTAATGccttaacattaattaaaatgtcatatgCAAATGAATAAGCACTCAAGTCAGGATTACTtgaagctaaattcaaaatatttagttaaaggtgaagtgtgtaatttctgcctCACTTCCCCTGCCTGCCGTTGGTTGGGCAACAGATAGCCCCACCCCAAACACATTTGGTTAAGCAAAAAGCTGTTTCaggctgtttaaaaaaatgttttgtaaaagaaCAACCTACATATGGTTAACATTTAGTGTCTGTATATTTAACCCatttggggaaaaaacactTCTCTGGTATTCTTCCTTTAGTAATTTGtgcaacatttttttgcataaaatggCTTAAGACAACCAGACGTTAAGAACAACCAGTTTGATCCAGCACATTATCTTTAAAGGCACAGGCCTTACAAAATTGGTGCTAATATCTCTTTAGGATATAGGTTAAATGACTTATATGTCATTATGTACTTTTCCACAACTGAGTAGTCTTATCaagttattattatcagtgcatGTTGTTACTCACAGCGTTATCTGGATCACTCCTAAAATTCCACTTCTGCTGGTCGGCAATGGCCTCTGTTGCAAAACCCAGCCCCCATATTCCCCACCCGATGTAGTCACGTGGGCCCAGGGGTTCATCTCTCCTCTCACTGTTTAGAATTAGGGTGGGCAATAGGGTAATAAAGACCCACaaagctagaaaaaaaaaaggaaacaagtttcattttaatgaaatgtcagttttttaGTACTTAAGTTACTTTCCTTGTTGGTCCTTCCTAGTGTAGAATAttggaatagaatagaatagaatatacaaatataatagaATTGAGAAATATGTTCATTATGTGAACATACAGAAATTGTAAGTTCAACTTCTGCTTATGGTATTTGaaccataatataatatacactgaccaaaattataaacacaacacttttgtttttgctcccatttttcatgagctgaactcgaagatctaagactttttctatgtacacaaaaggcctatttctcttaaatattgttcacaaatctgtctaaatccgTGTTAGTGAGCGCTTCTCCTTTgcagagataatccatccatctcacaggtgtggcatatcaagatggtgattagacagcatgattattgcacaggtgtgtcttaggctggccacaataaaaggccactctaaaatgtgcagttttatcacacaggaCAATGCCtgcgcaagttttgagggagtgtgcaattggcatgctgactgcaggaatgtccaccagagctgttgcctgtgaattgaatgttcatttctctgccataagccgtctccaaaggcatttcagagaattcGGCAGTACATCCAAtctgtaaccacaccagcccagcacctccacatccagcatcttcacctccaagatcatctgagaccagctacccggacagctgctgcaacaattggtttgcctaaccaaagaatttctgcaaaaaactgtcagaaactgtctctgggaagctcatctgcatgctcatcCTTCTCATTGGGGGCTCAACCTGACagcagttcgtcgtcgtaaccaacttgagtgggtaaatgctcacattcgatggtgtctggcactttggagaggtgttctcttcacggatgaatcccggttttcactgtacaggacagatggcagacagcgtgtatggtgtcgtgtgggtgagcggtttgctgatgtcaacgttgtggatcaagtggcccatggtggtggtAGGGTTATGGTacgggcaggcgtatgttacggacaacgaacacaggtgcaatgtattgatggcattttgaatgcacagagataccgtgatgaaATCCTGAGgcccacacctgtgaggtggatggattatctcagcaaaggagaagtgctaacacagatttagacagatttgtgaacaatatttgagagaaataggccttttgtgtacatagaaaaagtcttagatcttcgagttcagctcatgaaaaatgggggcaaaaacaaaagtgttgcgtttataattttggtcagtgtaatataaattaaatagaatttatACGGTCATTATGTGACAGTATAGAATAGGTGCAAAATTCAACTTTGACTTttcataataattattcataatagaatagaatagaatagaataggatGAATATTTGAACTTTGCTATGTGATACAGAATAGAACTTGTAAGCGACGTATACGTTTAACTTCTATTTATGGTATTTGATTTATAATAGAATGGAATAGAATATTGAAACAATAGAACTGACAAATTCAACTTCTACTTTTCATAATAATGATTCATAATAAACTGAAATAGAATATGTTGAATATTTGATCTTTATAATGTGATagagaatagaacagaatagagtTTGTAATTAACTTGTAAGTTCAACTTCTACTTTTGGTATTTGGTTCAAAATATAATGTGACCACTCCGAATAGTTTGGGTCagaaaagtattaaattatttgtatatatttattttgtatctgTTTATGTCTATTTCTGCTTACATGTGTATATAGTTtaatttcaattactttaatGTGTGCTTGATGTGAGTTTGCACTGAAAAGTCAAGCTGCATTTTCCAAATTCCGGTGGCAGTTGAGAGAGTAGAGTTACCGAGACAACCGCGGTGCATCCTCAGACAACAAAGAGGACCACTTGGACAACCACTAACTCTTGTCTCTCTCATTTACTATTAAGGTTAgttaagtttattaaaatttaataacaaACTTTAATTGAAGTGCTTTAATGCTCAAATAACACGTTGATAATCAGTTGATAATTTGTGTAACTGTGTAATTTTAAGATACTTGTGTAAAAGGGATGTCCATTCATGTATCACTTATCTGAGTCGTTTGTATAATATTTACCTGAAATACTTGCCTGAGTTGTTATAAGTCCAGTTGTGTGAAAGAATAAGAATATTTCTGTATATATGGttatgtatttatgcatttatttactgtGATTTTATTGAAGTATCTACATGTACTATTACTGTGATTTAAAGTGTCTAAATTAATACAATGGTTATTAAAGACAACAAAGAGGACCGCTTGGGCAACCACTAACTCGTCTATGTCTCTCTCATTTACCATTAAGAGAGtactacaataatataatataatataatataacaaattgAATAGAGATATAAAGTTGTGGTCATTATATGATCGTATAGAATAGGTGCAAAGTTCAACTTCTACTTTTCATAATGATAATTcataatagaataaaaatcGGATAAACATTTGATCTTTATTATGTGATatagaataaaacagaatagaacatgcaaacaacatgtaaGTTTAACTgctatttattgtatttaattcataatagaatagaatagaacagaatagacatagacatggtcattATGTGACAGAATAGAACATTTTAGAGTAGGTCCAAAGTTAAGTTTTGTGCGACTCCAAATAGAAAAGAATGTAACAGaatatagaaatagaataggCTGACTATTTGATCATTATGTGaaatgaatagaatagaacagtaTAGACTAGGTGCAAAGTTCAGTTTTTGTGTGACTCAGAATAGAAAAACTTTGTAATAGAATATTGAAACAGAATAGGTTAAATATTTTGATCATTATGTGAATagcatagaatagaatagaatagaatagaatagagatATATGATCATTATGTGACAGAATAGAACAGTATAGAGTAGGTGCAAAAGTCAGCTATTGTGTGACTCAGAATAGAAAAGAAAGGAATAGAAAAGGTTGAATAATTGATCATTATGtgaaatagaatagaacagtATAGAATAGGTACAAAAGAACAGATGCTTCTACTTATGTGATTCataatatatcatatcatatatcatatactatcatataacataataaagtttgtgtttgttgtgaCACTATTTTAGAGTGATGTATGAAGACTGAACACAAATGGCCTACTGCAGCCATCAATTAACAGTAACTATGCAAATAATCAATAGCAGTAGTTGAAATACCTTGCACGGTCCAGTACACAAAGAATGTCCCAGGGCTGTCTCTGACATTGTTAAATCTCCGGTCTTGTCCTTCCTTTAGGATTCTAAGAAAGAGAAATGTCCCGAGCCTGCAGGACAAGGCCCAATCTGTTACTTATTGACTTATTAACCAGACTTTAATGGATACATTAATACAACATGAAGCTGGACTGACTTCACTTTTATTAATGCTGGTAAAGCAAAAAGACTCCAATAAATAGACCTGTCTTTTACTTTATTGATCactttcatctatctatctatctatctatctatctatctatctatctatctatctatctatccttacCTCAGCCCCCAGGCAGAGACAAGTCCAGTTTGTACGTTCTGTCTAATGTGGCCATTTCCGCCCCAAATACGACTCAGATGAGCCAGCATTATGAAGGTTCCAGATcctacaaaataacaaaattaatttgtagttAAACTGATAAGGCATTCAATATCCTGCTAGATATGGGCAGCGCAGCCAGTCACCTGTGTCCGTCCATTTTAAAAGTGAGGCGTGTTCACTGAATATTTCACCAATGAACCTAGAGACAATTGGTAGCAAAGTTCAAGGATTCTCAAGAGCACATTtctcagagagaaagagagagggaataGCGCTCAGGGAGCTGGGTTTGAAAGACTGAAATGATTGGATAATATTTGCACTCTACAGAAAGGAAATGCAAATTGAATGGTGACAGGTGAGTAgaagctaatttttatttagaaaataagaCTATGAATAAGACATGGATAATCCTCATATCCTCATAAGCCTGGAAGTTGCTGTTACTCTATCCATGCCCTGCGTAAAATGCTAATCAATATagctgttaaaattaatatatgcaGTATTAaacttattatatattacattctaAATGGgggttaaaatgaaatatattcatgtattttaaatatctgacaGATGTTTGTTTAAACTGTATGTTTACGTacgaaaataatttattttcgaTGTCTGCGCATACGTTTTGATTCATAAagattaaaataacatataattttGGACATCtacttatttatgtattattcaaAATCATATCCGAGTTACAGCCTTTCATTTTTCCACCCGTTTTCTGACAAATCCCGCCTCTCCTGCAAGATTGACAGTGACGTATCCAGAATTTGGCCAATTATAGGACGGATACTCTATGAGAAATTgatctgattggttgagagCCCGGCTTATCGGAATACTGGAAAGCCAAGCACTTCAGTAAACTGGTGGAAGATCGTGCCTTGTGGGTGGAGACGTATTTATGGTCGTTTCACAACAAGTTATTGTAGTTTAGATAACCGCCGTCTCGAAATACAATTTGATAACCTATTTGTGACGTTAAAAAAGTACGGGGAAAAAACGCTTAATGAGTTGCGACACAACAAAACAACTAACTTAACGTTACAATATTCTTCAAGGCGAGATACCATTTATGTGTGTGCATTCTAATGCATAACCATTACATATCCGACAAAGCAAgggtaatattaatattgtgtgaCTAAGTTACGCCTTTTGGATAAATCATTTACCTGCCAAGTCGTAAAACTTCTCCGTTTTGAGAGCAGACGCTAGTGCCCACCCGACCCACTGAATGGCCAGGTCGGTGGCTGCACATTTGGCCAACGTGCTTCCCATGATCATGTCCAGCAGGTCCTGAAGAAGCTGCACTGTTACAAACTTAAGAGTTCAATCAGCAGAGCAAAGTTCATAACGTCAACATTAGTGAAGAGGAGGGGGAGTGGTCAATGCTTCTTATGTATGTGCTGTGACTTCTGGGAAGTGGAGTTTGAATATCTGTAacacagaatagaatagaatagaatagaatagaatagaatagaatagttcAGCTTCTTCTCATTtcttagatttatttatatagtgctttttcaatttcaattttttgaaatatttttactatttaaaataactgtgttctgtttgaatatattttaaaatgtaatttattcctgtgatttcaaagctgaatttttagcaacattacAGTCACACGATGCTCCAGAGATCATTCaaatattgttgaaaacagctgagcagaaatTTTTCAggttctttgataaatagaaagttcggaagaacagcatttgtttggcATAGAAGTCTTCTGTATCATtctaaatgtcttcatcataacttgatcaatttaaagcatccttgctaaataaaagtattaatttctataattgtgaccctggaccacaaaaccagtcattaagggtcaatttttcaaaattgagattaatacatcatctgaaagccgaataaataagcttttcattgatgtatgatttgttattatatgaaaatattgagaaaattgcctttaaagttgtccaaattaagttcttaacaatgcatattactaatcaaaaattaagttttgatagatttacagtaggaaatttacaaaatattttcatggaacatgatctttacttaatttccttggcataacataaaaatcaatcattttgacccatactatgtatttttggctattgctacaaatataccccagcgacttaagactggttttgtggtccagggtcacaatttctttcacaaacaacaaaaagatactccaagcttttgaatggtatagtgtatgttagaaaagcttttatttcagataagtgctgatctttggatctttctattcatcaaagaatcctaaaaaaaacgtcaggataacaataataataaaaaatgtttcttaaacagcaaatcagcatattagaatgatttctgaaggatcatgtgacactgaagactggagtaatgatgctgaaaattgagttgtgatcacaggaataaattatattttaaaatatattcaaatagaaagcagttattttaaataatttaaataattaataattttggatcaaataaatgcaggcttggtgagcagaagagacttctttaaaaacattacaaatcttactgttcaaaaacttttgactggtagtgtaatataatatatgactCTAGAATTCCTGTGACCCTACATAGGACAAACAGTTTGGAAAATAGATtaataatatactgtaatatagGCCTAATAGAATAAAATTTCATTGTTCTCCACAAGTAGGCCCTTACATGACCATTCACTATAAAATATGACTCAGGGGCCGCCAATGCTCAAGTCATGTCCTAGAAAGATAAGAGGTTTATGACTTATGACTGTGGAAGAAGCCAAGAAAAGGTGTGTCTGTAGTAGAGTACAGACGTATGTAATGACACCAAGTCAAGTGTCTTTGCTCTAaaaaatttcttttattttccagGGCTGGCCAGGTGATTTAAAGGtctaacaaaatattatttaagaaGAAAACAAGTGGAGAACATGGCAGAGAGCAAATCCAGCATCAGCTCGAAAGGAGGGGCCAATGTGCTTGCTAAACGGGTGCAGAAACAATTCAACAGAGCACAGGAGAAGGTACGTGGCTGGAATCATAAAACCCAATGTAAAGTCTTTCTGTTTGAAAACTTTAGTCTTATTTTCATCTAATAATCAATCTAGACATGGGAGAAGCTGACACAGGTTGCTTTATCTACTCCTTTGAACAAGAGCCAATGTAAACATGCAGCTTCCTTCTGCTTAACTGGCTCATTTATAGCCACAATTGTATACTAAGGCTGACCAAGTCACCTTTTacttttctgttgttttttcacCTACTGAGTCTGTTTAAGCCAGAGGTGTCCAGTCCTATTCCTGAAGATCTACCTCTTTGGGAACTTCGGCTCCAACCCTTATCAAACCAGCTAATTAAGATTTTCAGGAGCACTAGAAAGATTTGTTTGAGCAGAGTTAGAGCAGAACTCTGATCTAagagatctccaggaacagggctgGACAACTCTGGTTTAAACCCTTCATATCTTGTCATCTCAAACTGTCTGTTGGAAAAGTCAGCTGAACAGTACCATCTACAACCATGTAAGGAAGCTTTTTCTTTGCCAGTGTGCACTTATCAATATTTCAAGGTTCAGGTGTAACATCCATTGCAGTGCTGTCAGTATAGTTTGAGAATCCCCTTGTCATGGCTATCAGGTATGTAATAAGTGATGCCATTGCAGGTGTTGCAGAGGCTTGGCAAATCTGAGGAGACCAAAGATGAGCACTTTGAGCAGTACGCGATGAACCTCCAGTCCCAACAGGTACATTACATCTGCTGTGGTAAACAAAATAACTGCTTTGATGATGAAAAGAATGCCTAATATGTCCATGTGATCTCCTTTGCAGAGCGATGGATATAGAATATACAAGGACCTAAAAGCGTACCTCAACGCTGTCACAGGTTGGCTATTCACTGAGCCTCATGTAGGAGATCTGCATCTTTAAACAGGATGACTGACATGCCTAATTGTGTGTTTAACAGTAATGAGAGATGCCTCAGGTCGACTGTTTCAGTCCTTGTATGATGCCTATGATGATAGCTGGGACGGCGCAGAGGATCTTGGGGCAGTTGTGGAGGTCAGTCTCAGAGAGCACTATAAGAATAtagtcatcagtcggccatattggtcacactgaacataaacaacgCCATTGAAACGAACGAAACTtgtatattttgctgattactgctgctgaaaacggtcaattattgtcatgttttgggctgtactaatcggtcagaacAGGAAAAACacttggagtactatagactgccaaaagttataacaaatcaagaagaagagtgcaaaaaggaacaaaaggtgtttgtggatGTCCAAACttaaccaggatttccagggcaagaatcttgacagcattcatgtttgttcttatcatttccagtcaggtaggttaAATATTCAGCTAATATCTTTATTAACactgctcgtatgtatctttaccagcTATTAACTTTAGCTTGttaaaatattgcaccctttcctgcttgctaagtccttctctatatgatttagcattttttatatggtttagacagcataaatttgCAGAACAACTATGCAGTAGTGCATTAACGTgcagtccatgctgttgtttagtACTGTTTGCGGAGTattgtgacgtaagtgcaaactctctatagaaaaacagaaaaagtcatCTTCTGACAGGACATTATGACATAAAGCCTATAAATCACTTGTTGTCCAACAGCTACACCAGCAGGTAAATTTACAGCAGGAGTCTGCGTCTGTgcaatgcctccattgcgaTATGGTTgtatatgactggttatgatcagcTGTAATTGGTTCAtgctaatatttcacctacctgaccgaaAATGAtaagcacaaacacaaatgtcaagattcttgccttggaatcctggttcagtttggccaaccacaaacgccttttgttcctcagtttattgcactcttctccttgatttgttgtaGCTTTTcccagtctgtagtactccaaatgtttaatgtttttcccggtccgaccgattagtacagcccaaaacatgacaataattgaccatttccagcagcaataatcagcaaaatatgcgagttttgttcagttcagtggcattgtttacattcagtgcagCCAATACAGCCGACTGATGATGCATTATGAAAATGctctattaaaggagaactccacttccagaacaacaatttacatataatttactcaccccctttgttttttgaggaaaacatttcagcatttttcttcatataaggactgatatggtgccctgattttgaacttccaaaatgcagtttaaatgcagcttcaaatgatcccaaatgcagtaacgatcccagctgaggaagaagggtcttatctagtgaaacgattggttattctcattaaaaaaaaatacaatttatatactttttaatgccaaacactcgtcttgtcttactctgcttggactgtttttgttccagttcataacagttagggtatgtcgaaaaactcccaacttcgaaatcgtcctatatcgctgttttaccttttttgctaagggtgtttgatcttctttgcatgtacACGTTgaaaagactgggtcggtacttctgaagtgatgtaggatgattttgaaatgattcttgaagttgagggagaaaatacgatctgagtttttcaacataccctaactgtcttgagtcagaatacacagagttcatggagagcaaggcaagacgagcgtttgagattaaaaagtatttaaattgcattttttaatgaaaataactgatcgtttcgctatataagactctcctcctcggctgggatcgtttacaatcatatttgggatcgtctgaagccgcatttaaactgcattttggaagttcaaaatcggggcaccatatcagtccattatatggagaaaaatgcaaaaatgttttcctcaaaaaacataatttctttacaactgaagaaaggacgacataaacatcttggatgacaagggtttgagtacattatatgtgaatctttgttttggaagtggacttctcctttaaatgcacaTCTTATCTGTGACCAGTGATGACTGATGACTGATGAtgatgactgatgatcagaaaataagtttattatgaaaaagaacagctgaacatcagttcataaataaaatatattgtttaaattgttactgccttgagtttatcattttggaataaatgtaaaatgcttaaaaacactaaactgatgagatttatacttgatagatagatagatagatagatagatagatagatagatagatagatagataaacagatagataaataattacttatataaatacaaatatggcTGTCTGTGTTCCAAAGGGAGAAGACCTTCTGTGGAAAGATTATGAGGACAAGCTGTGTGATCAGGCATTAATCACAATGGAGTCTTACATGAGCCAATTTCCAGATGTCAGGGTAACAACGGCTGCCTCATATGCTGGCAGATGTACCTTACATTAAGTCctcaatcatttttttaatgcacagtACATGCACAACTATTTTTCTTCATGACTCAGGAAAAAGTGGCCAAGCGAAACAGGAAACTCGTAGACTATGATTCCGCTCGCCATCATGCGACAGGGCTGCAGAATGCTAAAAAGAAGGATGATGTCAAAATTGGAAAGGTATTATATGACATGTTCAAACTATTTCGTATAGTCTGCCTGACACTAAGTTCATAGTCTTACTGGTCATTTCCAACCTTCAATGCATGTTCTTTTCTATCAAACTTGACATTACTAGCAACATATTGATGTGATTCAGATTTAATGAAGACTAAATGTATAGGATTTTATGTTTGTGCTATTGTTTTTATAGGCAGAGGATGAGATGAATGCAGCAAAGGCGATATTTGAGGGCATGAACAAGGAGCTGAAGATGGAACTACCTATTCTATTTGacaggtgattttttttatagaacaCAGAtggtttaaattttaatgtctATTACCTtcattgatttttctttgttCTGCATTCTGTAGTCGCATAGGATGCTATGTCACAGTCTTCCAAGCCGTTTGCAACCTCAGAGACATCTTCTACAAGGAACTTACCAAGGTAAaccaaacaatttaaaataaaatacatggaTCAAACAAGTGATTCCTCATGTTCTGCAActaccttttttctttttttgccccTAAGAACAATGAGGATTTACAGACTGTAATGAAAGAGCTGAGCAGCCAGCATCCAGACAAGAGCTTTGTCGTGAAGAACTTCAACCGGTATAAGGCTTTATAGATTGTTAAACAAGTTGAATATCAGTAGTATAATACTTTATAGTAAATTACTCTCTTTGTTTTTCCTTAAAGGTCTGGTTCCTTGAAGAGAAGGTCATTTAGAGACACTTTGTCCCCCAGATCACTTAAAAACTTTTATGATTTCCACACCAGTTACAACCCCAGGGGCTCTCTAAGGTAAAAACATCATTTCAGGTTCTCTCTTTGTTTTCTCACTTTAAAAGGTTTGGAACTAATGCCATCTGCTGGTGAATCTGcatgataaataatataaagttacacaccagtcaaacatttttgaacagtaagatttttaatgatttttgaataaGTCTCTTCAGCTCatcaagcctgcgtttatttga
Above is a window of Labeo rohita strain BAU-BD-2019 chromosome 23, IGBB_LRoh.1.0, whole genome shotgun sequence DNA encoding:
- the si:ch211-210c8.6 gene encoding LOW QUALITY PROTEIN: uncharacterized protein si:ch211-210c8.6 (The sequence of the model RefSeq protein was modified relative to this genomic sequence to represent the inferred CDS: deleted 1 base in 1 codon); translation: TLKFVTVQLLQDLLDMIMGSTLAKCAATDLAIQWVGWALASALKTEKFYDLAGSGTFIMLAHLSRIWGGNGHIRQNVQTGLVSAWGLRLGTFLFLRILKEGQDRRFNNVRDSPGTFFVYWTVQALWVFITLLPTLILNSERRDEPLGPRDYIGWGIWGLGFATEAIADQQKWNFRSDPDNAGRFIHHGLWAYSRHPNYLGEILQWSGLFLAASSVMRGPQYLSALSPLFVWFLLRHVSGIPILEKQAMKKWGSDPAFQNYIKNTPLLWPFPKFKGE
- the bin2a gene encoding bridging integrator 2a, with product MAESKSSISSKGGANVLAKRVQKQFNRAQEKVLQRLGKSEETKDEHFEQYAMNLQSQQSDGYRIYKDLKAYLNAVTVMRDASGRLFQSLYDAYDDSWDGAEDLGAVVEGEDLLWKDYEDKLCDQALITMESYMSQFPDVREKVAKRNRKLVDYDSARHHATGLQNAKKKDDVKIGKAEDEMNAAKAIFEGMNKELKMELPILFDSRIGCYVTVFQAVCNLRDIFYKELTKNNEDLQTVMKELSSQHPDKSFVVKNFNRSGSLKRRSFRDTLSPRSLKNFYDFHTSYNPRGSLRRDNSSSFKSKRPTYGSYSPRQTSPTSPHSLFENVPGAKGSPTRLDFPTEEGTSPHKPQLDNTSSSEDKPVQEDKKAKKNESSQASDQDTPNEEESSDEDSDECELKPSANSECSNITDQKTPEKVRDDGPSGAENGIACETKSDLEQPEASINALTKGDRPSGEVKE